In one Streptomyces sp. NBC_01241 genomic region, the following are encoded:
- a CDS encoding FAD-binding and (Fe-S)-binding domain-containing protein, giving the protein MPLLEPKPEALRPTAVRAPSVDRVPDRLAPGTPEPLRGDLIDLLGPEKVQWKVSDLVKYASDASPYRFVPQVVVVPEDIDDISAILSYAHGKGREVVFRAAGTSLNGQAQGEDILVDVRHHWAGIEVLDGGARARIRPGTTILRANATLARHGRLLGPDPASAIACTIGGVVANNASGMTAGTTRNSYRTVSSLTFVLPSGTVVDTGDPAADEDLARAEPRLCEGLLALKAEIEADAGLTARIRAKYEIKNTNGYRLDAFLDGSTPVQILRGLMVGSEGTFGFISEVVFDTLPLDRRVSTALLFFPSLTAAAAAVPGFNEAGAIAVELMDGNTLRASVSVQGVPADWAELPKETTALLVEFRAPDETGQEAYERAAAAVVEGLDLVAPVASVTNGFTRDAKVIAGYWKARKAFVTAVGGSRPSGTTLITEDFAVPPSRLADACEALLGLQAEHGFDAAVAGHAAHGNLHFLLAFDAAKPSDVDRYAAFMDDFCRLTVDRFDGSLKAEHATGRNIAPFLELEWGPKATGLMWRTKQIIDPDGVLAPRIVLDRDPKAHLRGLKTIPEVEPIADPCIECGFCEPTCPSHDLTTSPRQRIVLRREMMRQPGGSPVEAQLLDAYGYDAVDTCAGDSTCKLACPVGIDTGAMMKDFRHQRHSPREERIAALTAKNFKAVEAAARIAVAAADRVGDRLGDGPLKTITALARKAVRPDLVPEWLPEIPGAAARKLPRTSRVGASAVYYPACVNRIFGEPEGHRGPSLPQAVVAVSARAGRPVWIPDDVAGTCCATIWHSKGYDEGNAVMANRIVAAAWGWTAGGKLPLVVDASSCTLGIAHEVEPYLTDENRELHGELTIVDSLVWAADELLPELSILRKVGSAVLHPTCSMQHLDDVEQLRAVAEACAEEVVIPDDAGCCAFAGDRGMLHKELTASATAKEAAEVNTREYDAYLSANRMCEIGMDRATGHSYYSVLMELERATRPGAVVR; this is encoded by the coding sequence ATGCCACTGCTGGAGCCGAAGCCGGAAGCACTCCGCCCCACCGCGGTGCGCGCCCCGTCCGTGGACCGGGTCCCCGACCGGCTGGCTCCGGGGACGCCCGAACCGCTGCGCGGCGACCTGATCGACCTGCTGGGCCCGGAGAAGGTGCAGTGGAAGGTCTCCGACCTGGTGAAGTACGCCTCCGACGCCAGTCCCTACCGGTTCGTCCCCCAGGTCGTCGTGGTCCCGGAGGACATCGACGACATCTCGGCGATCCTGTCGTACGCGCACGGCAAGGGCCGCGAGGTCGTCTTCCGCGCGGCCGGCACCAGCCTGAACGGCCAGGCCCAGGGCGAGGACATCCTCGTCGACGTACGCCACCACTGGGCGGGCATCGAGGTCCTGGACGGCGGCGCGCGGGCCCGCATCCGGCCCGGGACGACGATCCTGCGCGCCAACGCCACCCTCGCCCGGCACGGCCGGCTGCTGGGGCCCGATCCGGCCAGCGCCATCGCGTGCACCATCGGCGGAGTCGTCGCCAACAACGCCTCCGGTATGACCGCGGGGACGACCCGCAATTCGTACCGCACCGTCTCCTCCCTCACCTTCGTGCTGCCGAGCGGCACGGTCGTCGACACCGGGGACCCCGCGGCGGACGAGGACCTGGCGCGTGCCGAGCCGCGGCTGTGCGAGGGGCTGCTGGCGCTGAAGGCGGAGATCGAGGCGGATGCCGGGCTCACCGCCCGGATCCGCGCCAAGTACGAGATCAAGAACACCAACGGCTACCGGCTCGACGCCTTCCTGGACGGCTCGACGCCCGTGCAGATCCTGCGCGGTCTGATGGTCGGCTCCGAGGGGACCTTCGGCTTCATCTCCGAGGTCGTCTTCGACACCCTGCCGCTGGACCGCCGCGTCTCCACCGCCCTGCTGTTCTTCCCCTCGCTGACCGCGGCGGCGGCCGCCGTGCCCGGCTTCAACGAGGCGGGGGCGATCGCCGTCGAACTGATGGACGGCAATACGCTGCGCGCGTCGGTGAGCGTCCAGGGCGTGCCCGCCGACTGGGCCGAGCTGCCCAAGGAGACCACGGCGCTGCTGGTGGAATTCCGGGCTCCGGACGAGACGGGCCAGGAGGCCTACGAGCGGGCGGCGGCAGCGGTCGTCGAAGGACTCGACCTGGTGGCCCCCGTGGCGTCGGTGACCAATGGGTTCACCCGCGACGCCAAGGTCATCGCGGGCTACTGGAAGGCCCGTAAGGCATTCGTCACCGCGGTCGGCGGCTCCCGGCCCTCGGGTACGACGCTGATCACCGAGGACTTCGCGGTACCGCCCTCCCGGCTGGCCGACGCCTGCGAGGCCCTGCTCGGACTTCAGGCGGAGCACGGCTTCGACGCCGCCGTCGCCGGTCACGCGGCGCACGGCAATCTGCACTTCCTGCTCGCATTCGACGCGGCGAAGCCGTCCGACGTCGACCGCTACGCCGCGTTCATGGACGACTTCTGCCGGCTGACGGTGGACCGCTTCGACGGCTCCCTGAAGGCGGAGCACGCCACCGGCCGTAATATCGCCCCCTTCCTGGAGCTGGAGTGGGGTCCGAAGGCGACCGGACTGATGTGGCGCACGAAGCAGATCATCGACCCCGACGGGGTGCTGGCGCCCCGCATCGTCCTCGACCGCGACCCGAAGGCCCATCTGCGCGGGCTGAAGACCATCCCCGAGGTCGAGCCGATCGCCGATCCCTGCATCGAGTGCGGCTTCTGCGAACCCACCTGTCCCAGCCATGACCTGACCACCTCGCCGCGCCAACGGATCGTGCTGCGCCGGGAGATGATGCGGCAGCCCGGCGGCTCCCCGGTGGAGGCACAGCTGCTCGACGCGTACGGCTACGACGCCGTCGATACGTGCGCGGGCGACTCGACCTGCAAGCTGGCCTGTCCGGTCGGCATCGACACCGGCGCCATGATGAAGGACTTCCGCCACCAGCGGCACTCGCCGCGCGAGGAGCGCATCGCGGCACTCACGGCGAAGAACTTCAAGGCGGTGGAGGCTGCGGCCCGAATCGCGGTCGCCGCGGCCGACCGGGTCGGCGACCGACTCGGCGACGGGCCGCTGAAGACCATCACCGCGCTCGCCCGCAAGGCCGTACGCCCCGATCTGGTGCCCGAGTGGCTGCCCGAGATCCCCGGCGCCGCCGCCCGGAAGCTGCCCCGCACCTCCCGTGTCGGGGCGAGCGCCGTCTATTACCCGGCGTGTGTGAACCGTATCTTCGGCGAGCCCGAGGGCCATCGTGGCCCGTCGCTGCCGCAGGCGGTCGTCGCCGTCTCCGCCCGCGCCGGAAGGCCGGTATGGATCCCGGACGATGTCGCGGGCACGTGCTGCGCCACGATCTGGCACTCCAAGGGGTACGACGAGGGCAACGCAGTGATGGCCAACCGCATCGTGGCGGCGGCCTGGGGCTGGACCGCGGGCGGAAAGCTGCCGCTGGTCGTCGACGCCTCGTCGTGCACGCTGGGCATCGCCCATGAGGTGGAGCCGTATCTCACCGACGAAAACCGGGAGTTGCACGGGGAGCTGACCATTGTCGACTCCCTCGTCTGGGCGGCCGACGAACTGCTTCCCGAGCTGTCCATCCTCCGGAAGGTCGGTTCGGCGGTCCTGCATCCGACGTGTTCCATGCAACATCTGGACGACGTGGAGCAGTTGCGCGCGGTCGCGGAGGCGTGCGCGGAGGAGGTCGTGATCCCCGACGACGCCGGGTGCTGCGCCTTCGCCGGCGACCGCGGCATGCTGCACAAGGAGTTGACGGCCTCCGCGACGGCGAAGGAGGCCGCCGAGGTGAACACGCGGGAGTACGACGCGTATCTCTCGGCCAACCGGATGTGCGAGATCGGAATGGACCGGGCCACGGGACACTCGTACTACTCGGTGCTGATGGAGCTGGAGCGTGCGACGCGCCCGGGGGCCGTAGTGCGCTGA
- the mltG gene encoding endolytic transglycosylase MltG produces the protein MVNQPPDTPPGRARRPTRCGRLVLLIGFVLVLAVAAAVLVPLLLRGPKVERVHPLVVPEGRRASQVYAAVDKTLAVAPGTTEKAVGTADLPLPAAAKGNPEGYLFPATYPITSDTTPQSLLRYMADTAVERFGADHITAGARRNGVSGYQTVTIASIVQAEADTERDMGKVARVIYNRLDRGMPLQMDSTLNYALNRSTLHTTTGDTKIDSPYNSYERKGLPPTPIGNPGEQAMVAAITPTPGPWLYFVTVAPGDTRFTSSYTEQQRNVEEFNRRHRSASGG, from the coding sequence ATGGTGAACCAGCCTCCGGACACCCCGCCTGGCCGCGCTCGCCGCCCGACCCGGTGCGGCCGTCTGGTGCTGCTCATCGGCTTCGTCCTCGTCCTTGCCGTGGCGGCCGCCGTCCTCGTACCACTGCTCCTGCGGGGGCCGAAGGTCGAACGGGTTCACCCCTTGGTGGTCCCCGAGGGCCGGCGGGCGTCTCAGGTGTACGCCGCGGTGGACAAGACCCTGGCCGTCGCACCCGGCACCACCGAGAAGGCCGTCGGCACGGCGGATCTGCCGCTCCCGGCCGCGGCGAAGGGGAATCCCGAGGGCTACCTCTTCCCGGCGACGTACCCCATCACGTCCGACACCACCCCGCAGAGCCTGCTCAGGTACATGGCCGACACGGCGGTCGAGCGATTCGGCGCGGACCACATCACCGCGGGCGCGCGGCGCAACGGCGTCTCGGGGTACCAGACGGTGACGATCGCGAGCATCGTGCAGGCGGAAGCGGACACCGAGCGCGACATGGGCAAGGTCGCCCGGGTCATCTACAACCGGCTCGACCGGGGCATGCCGCTCCAGATGGACTCCACGCTCAACTACGCGCTGAACCGCAGCACCCTGCACACCACCACCGGTGACACGAAGATCGACAGCCCCTACAACAGCTATGAGCGCAAGGGCCTGCCGCCGACACCCATCGGGAACCCGGGGGAGCAGGCGATGGTGGCGGCGATCACGCCCACGCCCGGACCGTGGCTGTACTTCGTCACGGTCGCGCCGGGGGACACCCGCTTCACCAGCAGCTATACGGAACAGCAGAGGAATGTGGAGGAGTTCAACCGCAGGCACCGCAGCGCGTCCGGTGGCTGA
- a CDS encoding secondary thiamine-phosphate synthase enzyme YjbQ, protein MPHAFTTSVLHITTGATESVTDLTHDCEQFLARTAPTGDGLLNIFVPHATAGIAVLETGAGSDDDLLAALHTLLPADDRWQHRHGSPGHGRDHVLPALVPPHATLPVIAGRLELGTWQSVCLVDTNIAKENRQVRLSFLG, encoded by the coding sequence ATGCCCCATGCCTTCACCACCAGCGTCCTGCACATCACCACCGGAGCGACGGAGTCCGTCACCGACCTGACGCACGACTGCGAACAATTCCTCGCCCGGACGGCCCCCACCGGCGACGGCCTGCTCAACATCTTTGTGCCGCACGCGACCGCCGGCATCGCCGTCCTCGAAACCGGCGCGGGCAGCGACGACGACCTCCTGGCCGCCCTCCACACCCTGCTCCCCGCCGACGATCGCTGGCAGCACCGCCACGGCAGCCCCGGCCACGGCCGCGACCACGTACTCCCCGCCCTTGTTCCACCGCACGCCACACTGCCGGTGATCGCCGGCCGGCTGGAACTGGGGACGTGGCAGTCGGTATGCCTGGTCGACACGAACATCGCTAAAGAAAACCGTCAGGTTCGTCTGAGCTTCCTGGGCTGA
- a CDS encoding MarR family winged helix-turn-helix transcriptional regulator, whose product MDSSDADGVLAEQLLRVTRRLQRIQSRQLEPIGITPAQFRLLRTVAHYDGPPRMADLAQRLDVVPRAVTSLVDGLEASGRVRRAPDPDSRRVVRIEITEEGLATLRSLRDARRAAAEEILAPLTADQREVLGGLLSALVNGMPERRC is encoded by the coding sequence ATGGACTCCTCCGACGCCGATGGCGTGCTCGCCGAGCAGTTGCTGCGGGTGACCCGCAGACTCCAGCGGATCCAGAGCCGCCAGTTGGAGCCGATCGGCATCACTCCCGCACAGTTCCGGCTGCTCCGCACCGTCGCGCATTACGACGGCCCTCCCCGGATGGCCGATCTCGCGCAGCGGCTGGACGTCGTCCCGCGCGCCGTGACCAGCCTGGTCGACGGCCTGGAGGCCAGTGGCCGGGTGCGCCGCGCCCCCGATCCGGACAGCCGGCGGGTGGTCCGGATCGAGATCACCGAGGAGGGTCTCGCCACCCTCCGGTCGCTGCGCGACGCGCGCCGGGCCGCCGCAGAGGAGATCCTGGCTCCGTTGACTGCGGATCAGCGCGAGGTGCTCGGCGGGCTGTTGTCCGCCCTGGTCAACGGAATGCCGGAGCGCCGCTGCTGA
- a CDS encoding Gfo/Idh/MocA family protein — translation MNDAAQQNDDGTRDGEDGSVSRRSVLWTTATVAGAGIGLGGLGSSTAAAAIPGRSPETAAAAQPDQAAAPKRQGRTMVGVPFDRRSTVRVGLVGLGNRGGSMIDLFLAVGGVQVVAVCDPVKAKAERAAAKVTAAGQPAPAVYTNGEDDYENLCKRGDIDFVYVATPWDFHFEMAKTALLNGKHVGVECPIALQLDQLWELVDLSERTRRHCMQLENCCYGRNEMRVLRMAHAGLFGDLLHGAGAYNHDLRGLMFDPGYYEGPWRRLWHTRLRGDLYPNHGFGPVANYMDINRGDRAVSITSVGSPSLGLAEYREKHMPAGDPSWKETYIESDRTISLVQTAKGRVIRLEHDVSTPHPYSRINSLGGTKGVFEDYPARIYIEPDHTDDNWGDFSKYTQWDHWLWKEHANPPGGHGGMDYMLVFRLMQCMRLGLVPDFDVYDAATWTSPVPLSHLSIKAKGAPQQIPDFTRGEWKKARSGVDSKDPEGPGKA, via the coding sequence ATGAACGACGCAGCACAGCAGAACGACGACGGTACGCGGGACGGCGAAGACGGCTCGGTGAGCCGCCGCTCGGTCCTGTGGACGACCGCCACGGTGGCCGGTGCCGGGATCGGACTCGGCGGTCTCGGAAGCAGCACCGCGGCCGCCGCCATCCCCGGCCGGAGTCCGGAGACCGCTGCCGCGGCACAGCCGGATCAGGCGGCCGCCCCGAAGCGCCAGGGACGCACCATGGTGGGGGTGCCGTTCGACCGGCGTTCCACCGTACGGGTCGGCCTGGTCGGCCTCGGCAACCGCGGTGGCAGCATGATCGACCTCTTTCTCGCCGTCGGCGGCGTGCAGGTCGTCGCCGTCTGCGACCCGGTCAAGGCCAAGGCGGAACGGGCGGCTGCGAAGGTGACCGCCGCAGGGCAGCCGGCCCCCGCCGTCTACACCAATGGCGAGGACGACTACGAGAACCTCTGCAAGCGCGGGGACATCGACTTCGTCTATGTGGCGACGCCCTGGGACTTCCACTTCGAGATGGCGAAGACCGCCCTGCTGAACGGCAAGCATGTCGGCGTGGAGTGTCCCATCGCTCTCCAGCTCGACCAGCTGTGGGAGTTGGTCGACCTCTCGGAGCGCACCAGACGCCACTGCATGCAGCTGGAGAACTGCTGTTACGGACGCAACGAGATGCGGGTACTGCGCATGGCGCATGCCGGGCTCTTCGGTGATCTGCTGCATGGCGCGGGCGCGTACAACCACGATCTGCGTGGCCTGATGTTCGATCCGGGGTACTACGAAGGGCCCTGGCGCAGGCTGTGGCACACCCGGTTGCGTGGCGATCTCTACCCCAACCACGGCTTCGGTCCGGTCGCCAACTACATGGACATCAACCGTGGTGACCGTGCGGTGAGCATCACCAGTGTGGGCTCACCGTCCCTGGGGCTCGCCGAGTACCGCGAGAAACACATGCCGGCCGGTGATCCGAGCTGGAAGGAGACCTATATCGAGAGCGACCGGACGATCAGTCTCGTCCAGACCGCCAAGGGACGGGTCATCCGGCTGGAGCACGATGTGTCCACTCCGCATCCGTACTCGCGGATCAACAGCCTCGGCGGTACGAAGGGTGTCTTCGAGGACTATCCGGCCCGTATCTACATCGAGCCCGACCACACCGACGACAACTGGGGCGACTTCTCGAAGTACACGCAGTGGGACCACTGGCTGTGGAAGGAGCATGCCAACCCGCCCGGCGGTCACGGCGGCATGGACTACATGCTGGTGTTCCGGCTGATGCAGTGCATGCGGCTCGGTCTCGTCCCCGACTTCGATGTGTACGACGCGGCGACATGGACGTCGCCCGTGCCCCTCAGCCATCTGTCCATCAAGGCGAAGGGCGCGCCGCAGCAGATTCCGGACTTCACGCGCGGTGAGTGGAAGAAGGCCCGCTCCGGCGTGGATTCGAAGGATCCGGAAGGTCCGGGGAAGGCCTGA
- a CDS encoding NAD(P)-binding domain-containing protein has translation MNNFEVAAARTVEVVVIGAGQAGLSGAYHLRRAGLEPDRDFVVLDHAPRPGGAWQFRWPSLTYGKVHGMHALPGMELTGADDSRPSSEVIGAYFDTYERTFDLRVHRPVEVHAVREGDGGRLLVETSEGTYATRALINATGTWDRPFWPRYPGQESFRGRQLHTANYPGPAEFTGQRVVVVGGGASGTQHLMEIAEVAAETYWVTRRPPVFREGPFDADRGRTAVAMVEERVRRGLPPQSVVSVTGLPLTDTVRLAREEGVLDRLPMFERITPTGVAWGDGRTVEADVILWATGFRAAIDHLAPLKLREPGGGIRVDGTRAVRDGRIHLVGYGPSASTIGANRAGRAAVRAITRLLHETGTAAGTATDVEEEAETGAEAGAVAGAGTEAEAGTGAGAGADAALASAAV, from the coding sequence GTGAACAACTTTGAGGTGGCCGCAGCGCGCACGGTCGAAGTCGTCGTGATAGGCGCCGGACAGGCAGGACTGTCCGGCGCCTACCATCTGCGGCGCGCCGGTCTGGAGCCCGACCGTGACTTCGTCGTGCTCGACCACGCCCCGCGTCCCGGCGGCGCCTGGCAGTTCCGCTGGCCCTCACTGACGTACGGCAAGGTGCACGGCATGCACGCGCTGCCCGGCATGGAACTCACCGGAGCGGACGACAGCCGGCCCTCCTCCGAGGTGATCGGTGCGTACTTCGACACGTACGAGCGCACCTTCGACCTGCGGGTTCACCGGCCGGTCGAGGTGCACGCCGTGCGCGAGGGCGATGGCGGACGACTGCTCGTCGAAACGTCCGAGGGTACGTACGCCACCCGCGCCCTGATCAACGCCACCGGCACCTGGGACCGGCCGTTCTGGCCGCGTTACCCGGGTCAGGAGAGCTTCCGGGGGCGGCAGCTGCACACCGCGAACTACCCGGGACCCGCGGAGTTCACCGGGCAGCGCGTGGTGGTGGTCGGTGGCGGTGCCTCCGGTACGCAGCATCTGATGGAGATCGCCGAGGTGGCAGCCGAGACGTACTGGGTGACCCGTCGGCCACCGGTCTTCCGGGAGGGGCCGTTCGACGCGGACCGGGGACGAACCGCCGTGGCAATGGTGGAGGAGCGGGTACGAAGGGGGCTGCCGCCGCAGAGTGTGGTGAGCGTGACGGGGCTGCCGCTCACCGACACGGTCCGGCTCGCCCGCGAGGAAGGCGTGCTCGACCGGCTGCCGATGTTCGAGCGGATCACGCCGACCGGGGTCGCCTGGGGTGACGGCCGGACGGTCGAGGCGGACGTCATCCTGTGGGCGACCGGATTCCGGGCCGCCATCGATCATCTCGCCCCGCTGAAGCTGCGCGAGCCGGGCGGCGGCATCCGCGTCGACGGCACCCGGGCCGTACGGGACGGACGCATCCATCTCGTCGGATACGGGCCGTCCGCCAGCACGATCGGGGCCAACCGGGCCGGGCGGGCCGCAGTGCGTGCGATCACGCGTCTGCTGCACGAGACCGGGACCGCGGCCGGGACCGCGACCGATGTGGAGGAAGAAGCGGAGACGGGGGCGGAGGCCGGGGCGGTGGCGGGGGCGGGGACCGAAGCAGAGGCGGGAACGGGGGCCGGGGCGGGGGCGGACGCGGCGCTCGCGTCCGCCGCGGTGTGA
- a CDS encoding ABC transporter ATP-binding protein, with product MKPDEITWTPPPRDKSGPPPELRRILRLFHPYRGRLALVGLLVGASSLVSVASPFLLREILDTAIPQGRTGLLSLLALGMILTAVMNSVFGVLQTLISTTVGQRVMHDLRTAVYAQLQRMPLAFFTRTRTGEVQSRIANDIGGMQATVTSTATSLVSNLTAVIATVVAMLALDWRLTLVSLLLLPVFVWISRRVGRERKKITTRRQKQMAAMAATVTESLSVSGILLGRTMGRADSLTQGFAEESEKLVDLEVRSSMAGRWRMSTIGIVMAAMPAVIYWAAGLDLQSGGPAVSIGTLVAFVSLQQGLFRPAVSLLSTGVQMQTSLALFQRIFEYLDLEVDITEPENPVRLDKIRGEIRFEDVDFSYDEKSGPTLSGIDVTVPAGGSLAVVGPTGSGKSTLSYLVPRLYDVTGGRVTLDGVDVRDLDFDTLARAVGVVSQETYLFHASVADNLRFAKPDATDAQIEAAARAAQIHDHIASLPDGYDTLVGERGYRFSGGEKQRLAIARTILRDPPVLVLDEATSALDTRTEFAVQEAIDALSAGRTTITIAHRLSTVRDAGQIVVLDGGRTAERGSHDELLNQDGRYAALVRRDTQLAPTTG from the coding sequence ATGAAACCCGACGAAATCACCTGGACACCCCCGCCCCGGGACAAAAGCGGCCCGCCCCCCGAGCTGCGCCGCATCCTGCGCCTCTTCCACCCCTATCGAGGCCGCCTGGCCCTGGTCGGACTGCTCGTCGGCGCCTCATCGCTGGTTTCGGTCGCCTCGCCGTTCCTGCTGCGCGAAATCCTGGACACCGCCATCCCGCAGGGGCGTACGGGACTGCTGTCGCTGCTCGCCCTCGGCATGATCCTCACCGCCGTGATGAACAGCGTCTTCGGCGTCCTGCAGACCCTGATCTCCACCACGGTCGGCCAGCGCGTCATGCACGATCTGCGCACCGCCGTCTACGCCCAGCTGCAGCGGATGCCGCTCGCCTTCTTCACCAGGACCCGTACCGGCGAGGTGCAGTCCCGTATAGCCAATGACATCGGCGGCATGCAGGCGACCGTCACCTCCACCGCGACGTCACTGGTCTCCAACCTCACCGCGGTCATCGCCACGGTCGTCGCCATGCTGGCGCTCGACTGGCGGCTCACCCTCGTCTCGCTCCTCCTGCTGCCGGTCTTCGTCTGGATCAGCCGCCGGGTCGGCCGTGAGCGCAAGAAGATCACCACCCGGCGGCAGAAGCAGATGGCGGCCATGGCGGCCACGGTCACCGAATCGCTCTCCGTCAGCGGCATCCTGCTGGGCAGGACGATGGGCCGGGCGGACTCCCTCACCCAGGGTTTCGCCGAAGAGTCCGAGAAGCTGGTCGATCTCGAAGTGCGCTCCAGCATGGCCGGTCGGTGGCGGATGTCGACGATCGGCATCGTCATGGCGGCCATGCCCGCCGTCATCTACTGGGCAGCGGGCCTCGACCTGCAGTCCGGCGGCCCCGCCGTCTCCATCGGCACACTCGTCGCCTTTGTCTCCCTCCAGCAGGGCCTCTTCCGGCCCGCGGTGAGCCTGCTCTCCACCGGCGTGCAGATGCAGACGTCCCTCGCGCTCTTCCAGCGGATCTTCGAGTACCTCGACCTCGAAGTGGACATCACCGAGCCCGAGAACCCCGTCCGGCTGGACAAGATCCGCGGAGAGATCCGCTTCGAGGACGTCGACTTCAGCTACGACGAGAAGAGCGGTCCGACCCTGAGCGGCATCGATGTGACCGTTCCGGCCGGCGGCAGCCTGGCGGTCGTCGGCCCCACCGGGTCCGGCAAGTCCACGCTCAGCTATCTGGTGCCCAGGCTCTACGACGTCACCGGCGGCCGGGTCACGCTCGACGGCGTCGACGTACGCGATCTGGACTTCGACACTCTGGCCCGGGCCGTGGGCGTGGTCTCCCAGGAGACCTACCTCTTCCACGCCTCGGTCGCCGACAACCTGCGCTTCGCCAAGCCGGACGCGACCGACGCCCAAATAGAGGCGGCTGCCCGCGCGGCGCAGATCCACGACCACATCGCCTCACTGCCCGACGGCTACGACACCCTGGTCGGTGAACGCGGCTACCGCTTCTCGGGCGGCGAGAAACAGCGCCTGGCCATCGCCCGTACGATCCTGCGCGACCCGCCCGTCCTCGTGCTCGACGAGGCGACGAGCGCCCTCGACACCCGTACGGAATTCGCCGTGCAGGAAGCGATCGACGCGCTCTCCGCGGGACGCACCACGATTACCATCGCGCACCGTCTTTCCACCGTCCGCGACGCCGGCCAGATCGTCGTCCTGGACGGCGGTCGCACCGCGGAGCGCGGCAGCCATGACGAACTCCTCAACCAGGACGGGCGCTACGCAGCCCTCGTCCGTCGGGACACCCAACTGGCGCCCACGACAGGCTGA
- a CDS encoding type 1 glutamine amidotransferase domain-containing protein, whose product MAKVLFIVSGATYWVLKDGTRHATGYWAEEFANPYKILTDAGHEVVVATPNGVTPTVDMMSLRPEMVGGNDSALELEAIIRSAEVMRRPLQLSDVRLEDYDAVYLPGGHGPMADLAWDADVGRLLTQQLASGNPLFIVCHGPAAMLATRIHGESPFKGYNITCFTDEEEDGVGLASRAPWLLETDVKAKVGVNFSRGPIWEPYMVEDRNLVTGQNPASAAVLGNRMLEILK is encoded by the coding sequence ATGGCAAAGGTGCTTTTCATCGTCAGCGGAGCCACCTACTGGGTGTTGAAGGACGGCACGCGGCATGCGACCGGCTACTGGGCCGAGGAGTTCGCGAACCCGTACAAGATCCTCACGGACGCCGGTCACGAGGTCGTCGTCGCGACGCCGAACGGTGTGACGCCGACCGTCGACATGATGAGCCTGCGCCCCGAGATGGTCGGGGGAAACGACAGCGCCCTGGAGCTGGAGGCCATCATCCGTTCCGCGGAGGTGATGCGTCGACCGCTGCAGCTGTCGGACGTGCGCCTGGAGGACTACGACGCGGTCTACCTGCCGGGCGGTCACGGTCCGATGGCGGACCTGGCGTGGGACGCCGACGTGGGGCGGCTGCTGACCCAGCAGTTGGCCTCGGGCAACCCGCTGTTCATCGTCTGTCACGGTCCCGCCGCGATGCTGGCCACCAGGATCCACGGCGAGTCGCCGTTCAAGGGCTACAACATCACCTGCTTCACCGACGAGGAGGAGGACGGCGTCGGACTGGCCTCCAGGGCGCCGTGGCTGCTGGAGACCGACGTGAAGGCGAAGGTCGGGGTCAACTTCAGCCGTGGTCCGATCTGGGAGCCCTACATGGTCGAGGACCGCAACCTGGTGACCGGACAGAACCCGGCCTCGGCCGCGGTCCTCGGGAACCGGATGCTGGAGATCCTCAAATGA